In the Kitasatospora terrestris genome, one interval contains:
- a CDS encoding DUF1707 and DUF4190 domain-containing protein, with amino-acid sequence MAVQPWGQQPSPFGQSPSPYGQPWQPAHTPQSAMRAAHTDRERAVDVLKAAYAEGRLSAQEYSQRFDAAHRAQTYGELGALVADLPAGPMVAPFGAPVPVVPPTFLPPPMPVRRRMNPVAVTSLVLGVSCFATGGLTGLPAVITGHIARSQIRVRGEDGDGLAMAGLIIGWLSVAGWALLLTLMLFAAAAGS; translated from the coding sequence ATGGCCGTACAGCCGTGGGGGCAGCAGCCGTCCCCCTTCGGGCAGTCGCCGTCGCCCTACGGGCAGCCCTGGCAGCCCGCGCACACCCCGCAGTCCGCGATGCGGGCCGCGCACACCGACCGCGAGCGCGCGGTGGACGTGCTGAAGGCCGCGTACGCCGAGGGCCGGCTGAGTGCCCAGGAGTACTCCCAGCGCTTCGACGCGGCGCACCGCGCGCAGACGTACGGCGAGCTGGGCGCCCTGGTCGCCGACCTGCCGGCCGGCCCGATGGTGGCGCCGTTCGGCGCCCCGGTGCCGGTGGTGCCGCCGACCTTCCTGCCGCCGCCGATGCCGGTCCGCCGCCGGATGAACCCGGTCGCGGTGACCTCGCTGGTGCTCGGTGTGAGCTGCTTCGCCACCGGCGGTCTGACCGGCCTGCCCGCCGTGATCACCGGGCACATCGCGCGCTCGCAGATCCGCGTCCGGGGCGAGGACGGGGACGGCCTGGCCATGGCGGGTCTGATCATCGGCTGGCTGTCGGTCGCGGGCTGGGCGTTGCTGCTGACCCTGATGCTGTTCGCCGCCGCTGCGGGCAGCTGA
- the rpsL gene encoding 30S ribosomal protein S12, translating to MPTIQQLVRKGRQDKVEKNKTPALKGSPQRRGVCTRVYTTTPKKPNSALRKVARVRLTSGIEVTAYIPGEGHNLQEHSIVLVRGGRVKDLPGVRYKIIRGSLDTQGVKNRKQARSRYGAKKEK from the coding sequence GTGCCTACGATCCAGCAGCTGGTCCGAAAGGGCCGGCAGGACAAGGTCGAGAAGAACAAGACGCCCGCACTGAAGGGTTCGCCCCAGCGCCGCGGCGTCTGCACGCGTGTGTACACGACCACCCCGAAGAAGCCGAACTCGGCGCTTCGTAAGGTCGCCCGTGTGCGCCTCACCAGCGGGATCGAGGTCACCGCTTACATCCCGGGCGAGGGCCACAACCTGCAGGAGCACTCCATCGTGCTGGTCCGCGGTGGCCGTGTGAAGGACCTTCCTGGTGTCCGCTACAAGATCATCCGCGGTTCCCTCGACACCCAGGGTGTCAAGAACCGCAAGCAGGCTCGCAGCCGCTACGGCGCCAAGAAGGAGAAGTAA
- a CDS encoding ABC transporter ATP-binding protein, which produces MQAPTPPPAVSVHDLWKSFGPQTAVAGLTLDLPAGSFIGLVGPNGAGKTTTLSMVTGLLRPDRGTVLVHGADVWQDPVAVKARIGILPEGLRMFERLSGRELLQYNGRLRGLPGAEVNRRAEELLAVLDLAGSADKLVADYSTGMRKKIGLAAALLHNPDVLFLDEPFEGVDPVSAQTIRGVLTRYAASGSTVVFSSHVMELVESLCDWVAVVNAGQVVARGPLDAVRGDRSLHQAFLDLVGVREDGGGEALGWLGGASR; this is translated from the coding sequence ATGCAGGCGCCCACGCCGCCGCCCGCCGTCTCCGTCCACGACCTGTGGAAGAGCTTCGGCCCGCAGACCGCCGTCGCCGGCCTGACCCTCGACCTGCCGGCCGGCTCGTTCATCGGCCTGGTCGGCCCCAACGGCGCGGGCAAGACCACCACCCTGTCGATGGTCACCGGCCTGCTCCGGCCCGACCGGGGCACGGTGCTGGTGCACGGCGCCGACGTCTGGCAGGACCCGGTCGCGGTCAAGGCGCGGATCGGCATCCTGCCCGAGGGCCTGCGGATGTTCGAGCGGCTCAGCGGCCGCGAGCTGCTGCAGTACAACGGCCGGCTGCGCGGCCTGCCCGGCGCCGAGGTGAACCGGCGGGCCGAGGAGCTGCTGGCCGTCCTCGACCTGGCCGGCTCGGCCGACAAGCTGGTCGCCGACTACTCCACCGGCATGCGCAAGAAGATCGGCCTGGCCGCCGCCCTGCTGCACAACCCGGACGTGCTGTTCCTGGACGAGCCGTTCGAGGGCGTCGACCCGGTCTCCGCGCAGACCATCCGGGGCGTGCTGACCCGGTACGCCGCCTCCGGCTCCACCGTGGTCTTCTCCAGCCACGTGATGGAGCTGGTGGAGTCGCTGTGCGACTGGGTCGCGGTGGTCAACGCCGGCCAGGTGGTGGCCCGCGGGCCGCTGGACGCGGTACGCGGCGACCGCTCGCTGCACCAGGCCTTCCTGGACCTGGTCGGCGTCCGCGAGGACGGCGGCGGCGAGGCGCTCGGCTGGCTGGGCGGTGCGTCCCGGTGA